DNA sequence from the Labrus bergylta chromosome 13, fLabBer1.1, whole genome shotgun sequence genome:
TcgcaggaagtgtgtgtgtgtgtgcgtgtgtgtgtgcgtgtgtgcgtgtgtgcgcgcgcgtgtgcgtgtCTCACTCTGTACTGCTTAAATAGACCTGACTTTAATTGACCATTGCTttaccagccaatcagagacacaGTAGGGTGGGTCCTTGTGGAGTGtgaataataaatgtaataaggcttttttttatgtaatcctgttttgttttttttgttttgttttttaaacttattttcctttcttacttgtAGTTGCATTGAATGTGTGACTTTTGCAATATAattaaggtttttatttattgattgattttggAGACAATGAAAAAGTAAGACATGCGTTTCACAGGgggtttaaaaaatatatattagaTGACATTAGTGATGTGATGTGAACGCTGAGATTCAGCTGATGGAACAGTCTTTTGGGAGTCACTAGCATAACGTTACTATGGTAACTCAGCAGGGATTCATTCAAGCAACTGTAATGGAAGGGAACTCACACTAACATGAGCCAGACTCATCGAAATAAGCGAGTTGGAATTCCCCCCTTTTCACGTCTCAGTGACCTATTGAGataaatattacatttgaaTCATGCAAAACAAGCATCATTTCTCTCGGTGTATTTTACCAATCAGGGAAATAAAGTGAAAAGGCATTGTAATACTCATGACGGCCACAGGAAGATGAAGTGTATTGctgcttcatgtttccttccagatgatttgttattttttagcTAAACTGTAAACACAAGGCACTTACAATACATTGTGGGTAAGCTTTTTATAACTATCATACTGGTGTTAGTCATTTATGATTGATGTCCTTCTTTAGGTATAACCTACATCTCATGACAAGTTGCTTCTTTACAAGTGCCTTTATTAAACTGACAGACATTATGCATAAGAAATTAGAActattacatttcttttatcctgggataataaaaaaaggatgtcaAATTCAGTTAAACTGAGTGGCCATCTGAGGAGCAAACAATGGCATAGTCAGGGGTGCAAAGGAACATGGGAATCCTTAAGTTTAGTTTTGGTCGACTAAGCTCTGCTAAtagttattgtttgttttgttttgtcaacAGGAGCTCATTCAAAATGGAGATGACGCTAAAGCCACAGAAGTGGTTTTCATCCACGATGAGAGAAGCTACGGGACTGAGAGCCTTTGGACAGACGAATTGGGAGAATACCAAGGTATGCAAGATGTTTCTTGAAATCAGTTGTGGTTTttatgtgttgaaaaatgagaaaaatggctataaataaacacacacacacacacacagcatacatacacacataatttacatacacacacacacacacacacacacacacacacacacagcatacatacatacacacataatttacatacacacacacacacacacacacacacacacacacacacacacacacacacacacacacacacacacacacataccagtacatacatgcatacataagGTTGCCCAATGACATTTTGTAAACCCCTGATAAAAGGACCACTACTCAAATTTCAGACATGGTCTCAACTCTTTTTGTAGTTGTATGTGTTCTTCTTGTAGTCCATTTTGGTTTGATAAACAAAACGTGtataatgttttttctctttaccGCATAGTTctcatttttttatcttgacAATAACGGACTTATGTGGCGACCTTACACAAACATGCCTCAGCCTTATGGTTTTAGTCACATTAGACTATACTTTTGGCCACTGTATTGCACCTCTAACAATACAAggatttatcaaaagaataccTCAGCCCATTGATTGGTTCACCAAATGTCACGAGCACTTTTCTGTAgtacaatcattttttttttctattttgcaaAGGTCCTGCTCTCTACGCCTACAACAATGCAgcattcagtgctgaagactGGGAAGGGATTCAGAAGGTAGGACGGAGTGTGAAACGCAATGACCCCAACAAAGTCGGGAGGTTTGGAATCGGTTTCAACTCTGTTTACCACATTACAGGTAAAATTACCCACATACATATACTGTACCTTATAGTTCTAGTTAGACTTTTGgtgttgaaaaaaacatgtttagtaACATGTTTTACCcgtttttatttcacagatgTGCCAAGTATATTCAGTTCAGAGCACCTTGGCTTTATGGACCCTCAAGAACAAATATTTGGAAGTGGTGGTTTCCGGTTGTCtttagaagatgaagaagaccAAGGAGTCCTGATGAATATGTCTGATCAGTTTCAACCATTTCAAGATATAGTTTCACTAGTAAGTGGACAAAAGTGGTCAAAAGTCATCACTGAGGATCAACACTTTGACGGAACCATTTTCAGATTCCCCTTGCGCAACAGAGCATCAAAGATTTCAGACAATCTTTATGACTCCAACAAGGTGGTCGAGCTTTTCGATAGCTTCATTGCAGATGCAGAATTAAGCCTCCTGTTCCTGAAGAATGTGACCTCTGTTTCCTTGATACATATCGACGTACACGGAACTGTTAACACCAGACTTGAAGTGAAATCCTCGGTCCCATCAGATGTCATGTTGGAGTCTGAAGACACGTCAGTGATTAAAAGTTCAACAGCATTCAAACTGATAACCCTCAACtcagaagaacacaaagaaTCGAAGTGGCTTGTGACAGCATGCACACTGAAAGAAGGCAATGTAGAAAATCTTGATTCACTAGCAAAGAAGTTGAGCTTTTTTCCTCAAGTTGACTTGGCGTTCTTTTGTGGTGAGAAGAGAGACAACAGTGAGAGTCGACTGAGCTGCTTCCTCCCTCTTCCAAACAATGAATCAAACAAGACAGGACTCCCAGTTTATGTCAACGCATGCTTTGGCCTCACAGACAACAGAAGGCACATCAAATGGCAAGAGGAAGACCAGAAACATGACGAGCATGCTGTATGGAATGAACTGCTGATGAAGGAGGTGCTTCCAAAGGCGTACGTCCAGATCATTGAGGATGCCATCAAACTTGCACAAGAATCTACTCTGCCTGTCTCCTCTGTGTACGATCTGTGGCCAGATGTCGACCAGATAAGGCACAGACAAAAATGGTATGCAGTTTCCCTGGATGTTCTTCATCACTTATTCAGACAGAATGTGGCCGTCCTTTCACTTgccaaagatgaaaaaaagtttATCACCGTGTCAGAAGCTGTGTTTCCCTGTAACGGTCCAACAAGCTCGGACATACTGGCCGCCATCAAGAGAACCTTGGTTTCCTGTGGAGAAAAGCTTGTCACTTTACCAGGTAGTGTTGCAGGAGCTATAAAAGAGGCGTACCCACACTTCAGCACCCTGAAATATGTGACCCCAGCTCTCCTAAGGGACATTCTCCGCAGAAATGGTGTCCACCTCATCTCTAAAGAGGATAAACTGAGCCTTTTGGAGTTCATTTtgagtgatggaaaatacagaGAGCTCAAGGGTCTTCCGATGCTTCCACTCAGCGATGGCTCTTTCAGGTCTTTCACAGACAGAGACGAGGACACTGCTTTGATTGACAGCGACAGATTTCCAAGGTAGGGTTTCACATTTGGCTGTACTTTTACATCTAatgttgaaatgtgttgtttgtcCAAAATAACATGTTCATTTTGATTAATAACATGGAAAAGTCACACATGtcacaaaaaatgtgtgcagtttCTGACATCGTATGTCACTGAGTGGGCAACTGTCAACAAAGCAGCTTTTTAATCATGATAAAAAATGGCTTTAATTTGATATAGATTTCAAAAAGTTCTGATGTTATTTAGAGAgcaattgtgtgtttgttggagtGGGGGGGTCGATCCGATTACAGTCAAATAgaattttaaatgacaaataacCTTATAGTAATAGGGTAATGCAGATTAAGTCCACCTGTAATTAAATGCTTCTCACATTATTGATCTATGTGGTAACAAAAGGAGATCCCTTTTTTAATCGCCTGACAGCAATAATTATTTGATTTGGTTACTGCTGTTTACCTTTTGATTATCACtgtagtattattattattatacttgATCTAATCAATGATTACTACTGATAAATAATATATCTATATAATAGCATGCGCATATATTCATAGTAAGCTGTAGGATCATTTTAAGAACTCGGGCGAATAAAGCATCACTTCTTATCATTTTGTTAATCTTTTGCATGTTTAAATGGTGTTTTCTTAAGCAAAATCTTATCCTGCTTTCCTGCTGACAGTCTCTTTTGATTTTATTCATGTAGGGCATTTATATCAGCAAAAACATCTCCTCCAGTGTTTCTGAATTAATGAGTTAACTTTCTCTTTaatttgtaaaaacagcagATTTTTATTAGGTTCATAAAACATAATATCTTAATTCTGAGATAACTATCTTGTTCATTTAGAAAATAtagaagatttttattttcacaagtGAATGCAATACGTTTTTGTAAGTTtcatggtggattcatgttgggtactttaaaataatataataagaGTACAGTCTAGCCCTGCTCTGTATGTGGAGTACCtttagataacatttgttatgaattggtgctttaCAGAGAAAGATCGATTGAATAAAGACTGAtcttgaaaatgtcaaaattttTGTACATGTACTTCtaaacttctttttttgtgcagaGTCCTGCTTCCATGCTGCAAGAACCTCTTCATCTCAGACGATCTCAGTCCAGTTTGCAGTGCCCACTTGAAAGAAATGGCCAAAAAAAGTAGGAATGCAATGTTACAGAATACAGGACTTTTAGATCTGCATAAATGTAATGCATGTTCTCATGCTAAATACCAatatttgattacatttttttcacaaatctctttttcagatcttttcaaggtcttcAACATCGATGCGGACAAGGTGGCTCAGTATATGAAGAGCTATTTGCCACACGACTGGAAGCAGACAAGAACAGGGCTTGTTACCTGGGACACAAGCAGCAGCCAACATCCACCTTTAAACTGGCTCCAAGAATTCTGGACATTTCTCAACACTCACTTCAAAGAGTTAAGTAAATTCACTGGAATGCCTTTAATACCGGTTAGTCCACTGCGTTATAATCAATCTGTATCACTAGCAAGACTACAGCAAAATACATCCCTCATTTTTCAGAGCAGCAAACAGATAAACTTGCCAGAacaaatagctcagttggtggaCAAAGTCGGTGGCACAGTGGTGAGAGGAAATGAGTGGCTCAAGCATGAAGACCTGGACTCATATGTACTGTGCCCATCTCCAAAGAGTGTCATGAAAGTCTTTGTAAATTTAGATACTCAAGAACTCATCAGAGAACTCAGGACAGCCTCTCATGAAGCACGAGAAGAGCTTAAAGAGTATCTGTCTCATCTGGATTCTCTCTCAGTAAATGAGAAAGATTTACTGTCTCAGTTGCCTCTGTTTCAAACTATGAAAGGATCCTATGTTGCAGCTCAATCAAAACAGGCTGTGCTGCTTATTTCTGGTCTAACAGTACCAACCGAGCTCCCAATGCCTGATTCAGTTGTGAAGTGTGCAACTGAAGCTGATCGCAGACTGTTACAGCTGCTCAAAATTAAGCTCTTAGACACAGCTGGTGCAGGAAATATCCTCCTTGACAGTATTGAGAGGGGGACTTGCAGCAAAGAAGACACTCAGAACATTATGGCTTGGATCTTACAGCATGGTAAAATCCTGTTCTCTCATAATCAGACCTTGAAAAGAAGATGCAAGGACTTGAGTTTCATTGAAGTGAATGGAGGCCTAAGAAAGACGTCAAGCTTTTTTGATCCAACGATGCAAACTTTTAAGGACATTTTCGAGTCCGATTTTTTCCCACCACCTTTCTACAGAAAAACATCCCAGATGCTTGAAAGCCTAACAGATCTTGGATTGCTAAATAAAGAAGCAGATGTGGCACCAGCTCACTTGCTACATGCTGCCAAACTAATTGAAAACCAGAAGGTTGCCTCCCAAATGGAGGCTCTCAAAAGAGCCCAGGTCCTCTTAAAGATGTTGGACACCAATGATCTTCTGTCAAAGTTTTCTCATGAGCAACTGGAGTGCCTCAAAAAGCTAAAATGGGTACCAGGTACAAAACCTGGTAATGACAAAAAGAACAGTCATGAAAAATCCCCCAAAAGTTGTTTCTTTTGTCCAGATGAAATGAGACATTCTATGTATGATGACATTGTGGGGCATGTCATGCCTCTGGTGGGAGAGTTCAGTGAAAGAGTTAGCAGACAATTAGGACTCAAATGCCCACCCCCACCTCAAAAAGTAATAGAGAATTTGACAGTCTTGAAatcaaaagcaaagaaaatgacTGATCCTGACACAGATGTGGATTTCAAAAAGCAGTTGCATAGCATTTACAAACACATGCAAGACCACATCTctgaatttacaaaaataatgacaaagGACACATGCTGGCTTTGGAGCCAATATCAGTTTGTATCACCGCAGGATCTGGTTCTTGAATACCCACGTCATTTAGATCTGAGCTCTCACATTGGGAAGGTGCCCAATGAATTCCTGCCCTACAAAGGGTTGCTCCAAAAGTTTGGACTTCGGACTAGGCTTTCAGATGAAGAAATTGTTGGCATTCTTTCTTCTATCCAGCATTCTATTGAAGGGAGGCAAGACGCATGTGCAAGTTCCTCTGAGATAAAAGTGTCAATAGAAATCCTAAACTGGCtgtggagagagaagaagatagTTGTAGATGATATCGCAGTGCCAGTCCTGACAGAAGGTGAACAATACACCCTTAAACCCCTATCAACAGCTGTCTTCTGTGATGTCAGTAAAAGTGGGTTGAAAGAGCTTAATCACAGCCAGGAAGAAATTAACGTCATTCATGAGGAAATCCCAAAAGCTACTGCAGAATGGCTGAATATCCGCTTCCTCAGTTCCTACATCCTTGCTCCAGAGTTAGTGGGAATAGAACAGTGTGGACAATCTGAACCGATAACAACAAGGATTAAAAACATTCTCAAAGAGTATGACGAAGAAAGTGACATCTTCAAGGAGCTCATTCAAAATGCAGAGGATGCCGGGGCAAAAGCCTGCAAGTTCTTGGTGGATTTCAGAGTCCACAAAGATGCCCCTGAAAGTCTCATTGACCCTGACATGAGCCTTTGTCAGGGACCTTGTCTATGGGCATTTAATAATGAGCAGTTCTcagcagaagactggaaaaACATTGTCAGGGTTGGCGCTGcctcaaaagaaaacaaggcaGAGAAAATAGGAAAGTTTGGACTTGGATTCAACACTGTGTATCATTTGACAGATATTCCCTCCATCCTCAGTGGCAACCACCTTCTCATACTGGATCCAAATGTAACTCACCTCaagaaacacatcaaacagaaaTCAAATCCTGGAATAAAGCTGGATCTCTCCCAGCAACGAATATTTCATTGGTTTCCTGGCCAGTTTGGGCCATATGAAGGCATTTTTGACTGTAACTTCACCAGACAGAGGCTTCCTGAACCCTATCCGGGCACTCTAATCAAACTACCTTTCCGAACTGAAGAAGAAGCCCTCAAGTCAGAAGTAAGCTCAAATGTGTACCACAAAGACCGTATTGTCACTTTTCAACAGGACTTTATCAGGAATTCACAAACTCATCTTCTTTTTCTGAAGAAAATTAATACATTGTCTCTTCAAAGTATTGCTAATAATGTATCTACTCCGCTAagagatgatgaaaaaaaatccctcctttctctctccaaAACCACTTTCAGTACAATGAAGATTCCTGATGAGAACAGTGAGTCAAAGCAGCTTCAAGCTGAAAAATCATTAAAGAAACTTGATGGAAAATGCAAAGAGATAATTGACTGCTGCAAAGTCAACATTGTCCAAATGACAAGTGAGCAATCTGGTGTGACCGAAGTCCAGTCCTGGCTCCTGTATAACTGTTTTGGAACAGATCAGTCTTTGCAAATGGcactgcaggaaaacaaacaatcaaagtTCTCTTTACCCATCGGGGGAATCGCAGTGCCTGTGCAAAATGATCCAGAAACTGGTAAATTTGCCCCTCGACAAACAGATCTTGTTGGACAGGCATTTTGTTTCCTTCCTCTGTCCATTCAGACAGGTCTTCCAGTCAATGTAAATGGAACATTTGCTGTGACAAGCAACCGAAGAGGTCTGTGGGAGAGTGGAGTAAAACATGAATGGAACAAAGCCCTTCTTCAAGATCCTACAGTGACAGCATATGTTACTTCACTCCTGGCACTAAAGAAAATGTCTGAAGACCAACAACTGGAAAATTACCAGTATCACACCTTTTGGCCTGAtagagagaaagtgagtgaaACATTTAAGCCTTTGGTGGATGCATTTTACAACGCCATTGCCCAGCCCTCCACAGGTCCAAA
Encoded proteins:
- the sacs2 gene encoding sacsin isoform X2, which encodes MSSKAKKKSRTSFGATAPPFIDYLQDILRRYPDGGQILKELIQNGDDAKATEVVFIHDERSYGTESLWTDELGEYQGPALYAYNNAAFSAEDWEGIQKVGRSVKRNDPNKVGRFGIGFNSVYHITGKITHIHILYLIVLVRLLVLKKTCLVTCFTRFYFTDVPSIFSSEHLGFMDPQEQIFGSGGFRLSLEDEEDQGVLMNMSDQFQPFQDIVSLVSGQKWSKVITEDQHFDGTIFRFPLRNRASKISDNLYDSNKVVELFDSFIADAELSLLFLKNVTSVSLIHIDVHGTVNTRLEVKSSVPSDVMLESEDTSVIKSSTAFKLITLNSEEHKESKWLVTACTLKEGNVENLDSLAKKLSFFPQVDLAFFCGEKRDNSESRLSCFLPLPNNESNKTGLPVYVNACFGLTDNRRHIKWQEEDQKHDEHAVWNELLMKEVLPKAYVQIIEDAIKLAQESTLPVSSVYDLWPDVDQIRHRQKWYAVSLDVLHHLFRQNVAVLSLAKDEKKFITVSEAVFPCNGPTSSDILAAIKRTLVSCGEKLVTLPGSVAGAIKEAYPHFSTLKYVTPALLRDILRRNGVHLISKEDKLSLLEFILSDGKYRELKGLPMLPLSDGSFRSFTDRDEDTALIDSDRFPR